One window of Salegentibacter sp. Hel_I_6 genomic DNA carries:
- the recG gene encoding ATP-dependent DNA helicase RecG, whose protein sequence is MNANILQTPIDYLKGVGPNRADLLRKELGIHTYQDLVNFFPNRYLDKTRFYKINELQRNSAEVQIVGKITHIRSVDQKRGKRLVADFIDDTGKMELVWFRGQKWIRENLKINTPYVIFGKTNWFNGLFSMPHPEMEPVEEYKKQLRTAMQPIYPSTEKLAKSGITNRVINKLMQQLFIETKGKFYDTLSEEITSELKLIPKAEAVFNIHFPQSQELLAKAQFRLKFEELFYIQLQLLIKNMLQKQKIKGFVFEEIGQNFSEFYSNHLPFELTGAQKRVIKEIRADLGSGAQMNRLLQGDVGSGKTIVALMSMFIALDNGFQACLMAPTEILAIQHYNGLVELCSDLDTSIYLLTGSSKTKARREIHEKLENGEIDILIGTHALLEDKVKFKNLGLAVIDEQHRFGVAQRAKLWRKNKVPPHILVMTATPIPRTLAMSLYGDLDISVIDELPPGRKPIKTVHRYDSNRLKVFAFIRDEIKKGRQVYVVYPLIQESEKMDYKDLMDGYESIAREFPDQQISIVHGQMKSDAKDYEMDRFVRGETQIMVATTVIEVGVNVPNASVMIIESAERFGLSQLHQLRGRVGRGAEQSFCILMTGHKLSNDSKTRLETMTATNDGFEIAEVDLKLRGPGDIMGTQQSGVLNLKIADIVKDNDILKLARHHAMRILKEDPNLSLDKNKVLRFTYGQLAKHKNIWNYIS, encoded by the coding sequence ATGAACGCCAATATTCTGCAAACACCCATAGATTACTTAAAAGGGGTCGGCCCAAATCGCGCCGATTTACTGCGGAAAGAACTCGGCATTCATACCTATCAGGATTTGGTGAACTTTTTTCCTAATCGTTACCTGGACAAAACCCGGTTTTATAAAATAAATGAATTACAGCGAAATTCAGCCGAAGTGCAAATCGTTGGAAAAATCACACATATAAGAAGTGTAGATCAAAAACGCGGCAAGCGCCTGGTAGCTGATTTTATTGACGACACCGGGAAAATGGAACTGGTTTGGTTTCGCGGCCAAAAGTGGATTCGTGAGAATTTAAAGATCAATACGCCTTATGTGATCTTTGGGAAAACCAATTGGTTCAACGGCCTTTTTAGTATGCCGCATCCGGAAATGGAACCGGTAGAGGAATATAAAAAGCAATTGCGTACCGCGATGCAGCCAATTTATCCTTCTACCGAAAAATTAGCAAAATCGGGCATTACCAACCGGGTTATCAATAAATTGATGCAACAGCTTTTTATTGAAACCAAAGGGAAATTCTACGACACGCTTTCTGAAGAAATTACTTCAGAATTAAAACTGATCCCAAAGGCAGAAGCCGTATTTAATATTCATTTTCCGCAGAGCCAGGAATTGTTGGCTAAAGCTCAGTTTCGATTAAAATTTGAGGAACTCTTTTATATTCAGCTGCAATTGCTGATTAAAAATATGCTTCAGAAGCAAAAGATAAAAGGTTTTGTTTTTGAAGAAATTGGTCAAAATTTTAGTGAATTTTATAGCAATCACCTCCCATTTGAACTTACCGGCGCGCAAAAGCGGGTAATTAAAGAAATACGCGCCGATCTTGGCAGTGGCGCACAAATGAACCGATTGCTGCAGGGCGATGTAGGTTCAGGAAAAACCATTGTCGCACTAATGTCTATGTTTATTGCCTTAGATAACGGCTTCCAGGCCTGCCTTATGGCACCTACAGAAATTCTCGCAATTCAGCACTATAATGGTCTTGTAGAACTTTGCAGTGATCTGGACACCAGTATTTATTTACTTACCGGTTCTTCAAAAACTAAAGCCCGCCGTGAAATTCACGAAAAGCTGGAAAACGGCGAAATAGATATTCTAATTGGGACCCACGCTTTGCTGGAAGACAAGGTGAAATTCAAGAACTTAGGACTGGCCGTTATAGATGAACAACACCGTTTTGGTGTAGCGCAACGGGCAAAATTATGGCGAAAGAATAAAGTGCCCCCACATATTTTAGTGATGACGGCAACGCCAATTCCCAGAACTTTAGCGATGAGTCTTTATGGCGATTTAGATATTTCGGTAATAGATGAATTACCGCCTGGCAGAAAACCAATTAAAACCGTACACCGCTATGATAGCAATAGGCTTAAAGTTTTTGCTTTTATTAGGGATGAAATAAAAAAAGGTCGGCAGGTTTATGTAGTCTATCCATTGATCCAGGAATCGGAAAAAATGGACTATAAAGATTTAATGGATGGTTATGAAAGTATTGCTCGTGAGTTTCCAGATCAACAAATTTCTATAGTTCATGGCCAGATGAAATCTGACGCTAAAGATTATGAAATGGATCGTTTTGTACGCGGAGAAACTCAAATTATGGTCGCCACCACTGTAATTGAAGTTGGCGTGAATGTACCAAACGCCAGTGTCATGATTATTGAAAGTGCCGAGCGATTTGGGCTTTCCCAACTACACCAGCTTAGAGGCCGAGTAGGCCGTGGTGCCGAACAGAGTTTTTGTATTTTAATGACGGGTCACAAATTATCTAACGACAGTAAAACCAGGTTGGAAACCATGACCGCCACTAACGATGGTTTCGAAATTGCCGAAGTTGATTTAAAATTACGAGGCCCCGGCGATATTATGGGCACCCAGCAAAGCGGTGTTTTAAATTTAAAAATTGCCGATATTGTTAAGGATAATGACATCCTAAAACTGGCGCGACATCACGCTATGAGAATTTTAAAAGAGGACCCTAATCTATCTCTGGATAAAAATAAGGTACTCCGTTTTACTTACGGGCAGTTAGCTAAGCATAAAAATATCTGGAATTATATTAGTTAA
- a CDS encoding M1 family metallopeptidase, which translates to MKYPLIAFFFCFCWNTYSQAPLADSLDQINNINFKKAEAEILVSPKEKSVSGTIKYDFYVLKSIDSFYVDARNMQFDEVLLNGESTKFRNTGQRIWIKNELKLSENNSLQLKYQAKPKDAVYFINWELPDAIDAPKQIWTQGQGKYTSNWLPSFDDQREKVEFDISYHFPKDLEVIANGRLSGTSVNDSLKIWDFDMQSPMSSYLLAFAAGNYVVEETESASGVGLQFYMPVSEEDKLEPTYRHTKLIFDFMENEIGVAYPWQNYKQAPVRDFLYSGMENTSATIFDHAFITDSIAFKDRNYVSVNAHEMAHQWFGNLVTAETANDHWLHEGFATFYALLAEREIFGDDYYYWQLYEAGERLKELSDRGKGEPVTKANASSLTYYQKGAWALHILREKVGDVAFTKAVKNYLALYKFKTATTENFIAEVEAVSNEDLSDFMSKWLNQTAFQGFAALNSLKNSEFIKKHLEILALRETPLEKKEEFLSAALNFPVSDYTGQEVVYQLEGETSETALKLYKKAFATNNIYVRQAIATSMERIPQQLKASFESLLNDESYITQQTALLKLWMNFPQEISVYLDKTREVEGFTNKNVRMLWLTLNLVTPGYDAQNREKTYNELSGYTATHYPIEVRENAFGYLYQINSFTNQNLLDLMQGTQHHTYRFRNYCRQLLTELLKNEEYREKFLALDNGLSQKEQDFLKSKL; encoded by the coding sequence ATGAAATATCCCCTCATCGCCTTCTTTTTTTGTTTCTGTTGGAACACCTATAGCCAGGCGCCATTAGCAGATTCTCTAGATCAAATAAATAATATAAATTTTAAAAAAGCTGAAGCTGAAATCCTGGTTTCACCGAAGGAAAAGAGTGTTTCTGGTACTATAAAATATGATTTTTATGTTCTAAAAAGTATCGATTCGTTTTATGTAGATGCCAGGAATATGCAATTTGATGAGGTTTTGCTGAATGGAGAATCCACTAAATTTAGAAACACGGGGCAACGTATTTGGATAAAAAATGAATTAAAACTCTCGGAAAACAATTCGTTGCAACTAAAATATCAAGCAAAACCAAAGGATGCAGTTTATTTTATTAACTGGGAACTTCCTGATGCTATAGATGCTCCAAAACAGATCTGGACACAGGGGCAGGGAAAATATACTTCCAATTGGTTGCCTTCATTCGATGATCAGCGCGAAAAAGTAGAATTTGATATTTCGTATCATTTCCCCAAGGATTTAGAGGTGATAGCCAATGGAAGACTTTCAGGTACTTCGGTAAATGATTCTTTAAAAATTTGGGATTTTGATATGCAAAGCCCAATGAGCAGTTATTTACTGGCTTTTGCTGCGGGAAATTATGTTGTAGAAGAAACAGAATCTGCTTCAGGAGTTGGTTTGCAATTTTATATGCCAGTTTCTGAAGAAGATAAGCTAGAGCCCACTTATCGTCATACCAAGCTAATTTTTGATTTTATGGAAAATGAAATCGGCGTGGCTTATCCATGGCAAAACTATAAACAGGCACCGGTTAGAGATTTTCTATATTCTGGTATGGAAAATACTTCCGCCACTATTTTTGACCACGCTTTTATAACCGATTCTATAGCTTTTAAAGATCGAAATTATGTGAGTGTAAATGCGCATGAGATGGCTCACCAATGGTTTGGAAATTTAGTAACTGCAGAAACTGCAAACGATCACTGGTTACACGAGGGGTTTGCAACATTTTACGCCCTCCTGGCAGAAAGAGAGATTTTTGGAGATGATTATTACTATTGGCAACTATACGAAGCTGGAGAAAGACTTAAAGAATTAAGCGACAGAGGGAAAGGAGAGCCGGTTACAAAAGCTAACGCCAGTTCTCTTACCTACTATCAAAAAGGAGCCTGGGCCTTGCATATTTTGCGAGAAAAAGTGGGCGATGTTGCTTTTACTAAAGCAGTGAAGAATTACCTGGCACTTTATAAATTCAAAACCGCAACTACTGAAAATTTTATTGCTGAGGTTGAGGCTGTTTCAAATGAAGATCTTTCAGATTTTATGAGCAAATGGCTAAACCAGACTGCTTTCCAGGGATTTGCTGCCTTGAATTCACTAAAGAATTCTGAATTTATAAAAAAACATTTGGAGATTTTGGCCCTTCGCGAAACTCCGCTCGAAAAAAAAGAAGAATTTTTAAGTGCTGCGCTTAATTTTCCAGTGAGCGACTACACCGGGCAGGAGGTTGTGTATCAATTAGAAGGAGAAACTTCAGAAACAGCATTAAAGCTATACAAGAAAGCTTTTGCAACCAATAATATCTACGTTCGGCAGGCGATCGCGACCAGTATGGAGAGAATTCCGCAGCAACTAAAAGCGAGTTTTGAGTCGTTACTTAACGATGAATCCTATATAACCCAGCAAACAGCATTACTTAAATTATGGATGAATTTCCCCCAGGAAATTTCTGTATATCTAGATAAAACCAGGGAAGTTGAAGGTTTCACCAATAAAAATGTGCGAATGCTTTGGCTCACTTTAAATCTGGTGACACCAGGTTACGATGCGCAAAACCGGGAGAAAACTTACAATGAGCTTTCCGGGTATACGGCCACTCACTATCCAATAGAAGTTAGGGAAAATGCTTTTGGTTATTTATACCAAATAAATAGTTTTACCAATCAAAACCTGTTGGATCTTATGCAGGGAACCCAACACCATACCTATAGGTTTAGAAATTATTGCCGTCAATTACTTACAGAGCTGCTTAAAAACGAGGAGTATCGTGAAAAATTCTTAGCTTTAGATAATGGTCTTTCTCAGAAGGAACAGGACTTTCTTAAATCTAAACTATAA
- a CDS encoding patatin family protein, whose product MRALVISGGGSKGAFAGGVGQYLIEELKRDYDLYLGTSTGSLLISHLALNKCEKIKEIYTSVNQSSIFSNRPFLIKRRHGYDQISINHFNVILNFLKGKKTFGESKNLRKLIGETLTKEEFLSLQAGKKDIVVTVSNISLNTVEYKSIKDFDYEDFCEWIWISCNYTPFMSLVQKEGCEYADGGLGTMVPIEEAIKRGATHVDAVILQTEATFYNRMPSRNVFGLITNLFRFMLDRIEKQNIKIGKFAAANKNVTINFYYTPSVLTTNSLIFDEKQMKSWWRTGYTYAKEKSEEINQIEP is encoded by the coding sequence ATGCGGGCACTGGTGATATCTGGAGGAGGCAGTAAAGGCGCTTTCGCCGGGGGAGTAGGCCAGTATTTGATTGAAGAGTTAAAACGAGATTACGATCTCTATTTGGGAACTTCAACAGGCAGTTTGCTTATCTCTCATCTTGCACTTAATAAATGTGAAAAGATAAAGGAAATTTACACCTCGGTCAATCAATCCAGTATTTTTAGCAATCGGCCATTTTTAATTAAACGTCGCCACGGTTACGATCAAATAAGCATTAATCACTTTAATGTAATTCTCAACTTTTTAAAAGGAAAAAAGACTTTTGGGGAAAGTAAAAACCTTAGAAAATTAATAGGAGAAACTTTAACTAAAGAAGAATTCTTAAGCTTGCAGGCCGGAAAAAAAGATATTGTGGTTACGGTTTCCAATATTTCGCTCAATACCGTAGAATATAAATCGATTAAGGATTTTGATTACGAAGATTTCTGTGAATGGATTTGGATCTCTTGCAATTACACGCCGTTTATGAGTTTAGTGCAAAAGGAAGGCTGCGAATATGCCGATGGTGGCCTGGGGACTATGGTGCCTATTGAAGAAGCGATAAAACGAGGAGCTACCCATGTTGATGCGGTAATTTTGCAAACTGAAGCTACTTTTTATAATAGAATGCCTTCTAGAAATGTCTTTGGATTAATCACCAATTTGTTCCGGTTTATGCTGGATAGAATAGAAAAACAGAATATTAAAATAGGTAAGTTTGCCGCCGCTAATAAAAATGTAACGATAAATTTTTACTACACGCCTTCCGTATTAACTACCAATTCCCTTATTTTTGATGAAAAACAAATGAAGTCCTGGTGGAGAACTGGCTACACTTACGCCAAAGAAAAAAGCGAGGAAATTAATCAAATTGAACCTTAA
- a CDS encoding patatin family protein, translated as MRALVISGGGSKGAFAGGVAQYLIQEEGKKYDLFLGTSTGSLLIPHLAMGNIDKVYEIYTNVNQRKIFSINPFVVKRKEGREYVTINYFNMFWQFVRKKRTFGESQNLRKHIKRNFSEENFAQLKNQVEDVVVTVSNLSKNRVEYKSINDFTYEDFCDWIWISCNYIPFMSLAKKDGFEYADGGLGCVVPIREAIKRGATEVDAIILEAENMEYNKVLGKNPFSLMINLFGFLLDQVEYHDIVEGKLAALNKKVKLTTYYTPTKLTENSLVFNKELMTEWWQQGYDHAKEKHLQYLATKRKNFFGLF; from the coding sequence ATGCGCGCACTGGTAATATCTGGCGGTGGAAGTAAAGGAGCCTTTGCAGGAGGCGTTGCCCAATATTTAATTCAGGAAGAAGGCAAGAAATACGATTTATTTCTTGGTACCTCTACCGGAAGTTTATTAATTCCGCATCTCGCGATGGGAAATATAGACAAGGTTTACGAGATCTACACCAACGTAAATCAGCGTAAGATTTTTAGTATAAATCCGTTTGTAGTGAAGCGCAAAGAAGGTCGCGAATATGTGACTATCAATTATTTTAATATGTTTTGGCAATTCGTGCGTAAAAAAAGAACTTTTGGGGAAAGCCAGAATCTTAGGAAACATATTAAACGAAATTTTTCTGAAGAGAATTTTGCCCAGCTTAAAAATCAGGTAGAAGACGTGGTAGTAACCGTTTCTAATTTATCTAAAAATCGGGTAGAATATAAGTCGATTAACGATTTTACTTACGAAGATTTTTGCGACTGGATCTGGATAAGTTGTAATTATATTCCGTTTATGAGTTTGGCAAAAAAAGACGGATTTGAATATGCCGATGGTGGACTTGGCTGTGTAGTGCCAATTAGGGAAGCTATAAAAAGAGGAGCTACAGAAGTTGATGCGATAATTCTTGAAGCCGAAAATATGGAATACAATAAGGTGTTGGGGAAAAATCCATTTTCGTTAATGATCAATCTTTTTGGGTTTTTGCTGGACCAGGTAGAATATCACGATATCGTTGAAGGGAAACTCGCCGCACTAAATAAAAAAGTAAAATTAACTACCTATTACACCCCTACAAAACTGACTGAGAATTCACTGGTTTTCAATAAAGAATTAATGACAGAATGGTGGCAGCAAGGTTATGATCATGCTAAAGAAAAACACTTGCAATACCTGGCTACTAAAAGAAAAAATTTCTTCGGCTTGTTTTAA
- a CDS encoding FMN-binding glutamate synthase family protein, producing the protein MDCFFSFIASIEWWGWLLIVIILIAIKDIFFNRRHTIKHNFPVVGHIRYFLEGIGPELRQYIVASNRDELPFNRVERGWIYASAKNENNYEGFGTDQDIFSTHYIFINNAMLPFKLGENHPNRIDPNFIACAKVMGESNQRKRPYRPASIINVSAMSFGSLSAKAVASFNEGCKEAGAYHNTGEGGLSQYHQKGADVVFHFGTGYFGVRDKAGNFSMEKMVELVKNNPQIRAIEVKLSQGAKPGKGGVLPASKITKEISEIRNVPLGKDVLSPPNHSAFSTIPEMVNFIEEIAEATGLPVGIKSAVGKLDQWEELASLMAKTKRGPDFITIDGGEGGTGAAPPSFADHVSLPWIYAFTDVYKIFLNEGITDRIVFIGSGKLGFPAQAAMAFALGVDCINVAREAMMSIGCIQAQACHNNTCPTGVATQNKWLQSGINVKDKARRVNYYFTKFRKELLEITHACGYEHPSQFTMDDVEINLSDKNLAKTLATTFAYHKEKVPFTDIYGHMDCQHLGGSYKQKEVKTKEAETEETSAHNKNE; encoded by the coding sequence ATGGATTGCTTTTTTAGTTTTATAGCTTCAATCGAATGGTGGGGCTGGCTTCTTATTGTTATCATTTTAATCGCTATAAAAGACATCTTTTTTAATAGAAGGCACACTATAAAACATAATTTCCCAGTGGTAGGTCATATTAGATACTTTTTAGAAGGTATTGGTCCTGAACTAAGGCAATATATAGTAGCCAGTAACAGGGATGAATTGCCTTTTAACCGTGTAGAGCGGGGTTGGATCTATGCTTCTGCCAAAAATGAGAATAACTACGAAGGTTTTGGAACCGATCAGGATATATTTTCTACGCATTATATATTCATCAATAATGCAATGCTTCCATTTAAACTTGGAGAAAATCATCCCAATAGGATAGATCCAAATTTTATAGCCTGCGCAAAGGTTATGGGAGAATCTAACCAAAGAAAGCGCCCCTACAGGCCTGCTTCAATTATCAATGTTTCGGCGATGAGTTTTGGTTCTCTTTCAGCAAAAGCTGTTGCATCTTTCAACGAAGGTTGTAAAGAAGCCGGTGCTTATCATAATACCGGTGAAGGCGGGCTTTCGCAATATCACCAAAAAGGAGCCGATGTTGTTTTTCATTTTGGAACCGGTTATTTCGGAGTTCGGGATAAAGCCGGTAATTTTTCTATGGAAAAAATGGTGGAACTGGTAAAAAACAATCCGCAAATAAGAGCTATTGAAGTTAAACTTTCCCAGGGAGCAAAACCCGGAAAAGGTGGCGTTTTACCCGCTTCCAAAATCACAAAGGAAATCTCGGAAATAAGGAATGTCCCTTTAGGCAAAGACGTACTATCACCGCCCAATCATTCAGCCTTCAGCACAATTCCGGAAATGGTAAATTTCATTGAAGAAATTGCTGAAGCAACCGGGCTTCCGGTGGGAATAAAATCGGCCGTCGGGAAATTGGATCAATGGGAAGAGCTCGCTTCATTAATGGCAAAAACCAAACGTGGCCCCGATTTTATTACCATAGATGGTGGTGAAGGTGGTACCGGTGCTGCCCCACCAAGTTTTGCCGATCATGTTTCGCTTCCCTGGATCTATGCGTTCACCGATGTTTATAAGATATTCTTAAATGAAGGAATTACCGATAGAATCGTATTTATTGGCAGTGGAAAACTCGGTTTCCCGGCACAGGCCGCTATGGCATTTGCGCTTGGTGTTGACTGTATAAATGTGGCCAGAGAAGCGATGATGAGTATTGGGTGTATCCAGGCGCAGGCCTGCCACAATAATACCTGCCCTACCGGCGTTGCTACACAAAACAAATGGTTACAATCTGGGATAAATGTAAAAGATAAGGCACGCCGGGTTAATTATTACTTTACAAAATTTAGAAAAGAACTTTTGGAAATCACACATGCCTGCGGTTACGAACATCCTTCCCAGTTCACTATGGACGATGTAGAGATCAATTTAAGCGATAAGAACCTGGCAAAAACCCTGGCGACTACTTTTGCATATCACAAAGAAAAAGTACCTTTCACCGATATTTACGGCCATATGGATTGCCAGCATCTAGGAGGAAGTTATAAGCAAAAAGAAGTTAAAACCAAAGAAGCAGAAACCGAGGAAACTTCGGCACATAATAAGAACGAATGA
- a CDS encoding amidohydrolase — protein sequence MKKIIFSLLGLFSFSLAAQEIDPKINSAAEEIEEQVIEWRRDFHQHPELSNRETETAKKIAAHLQSLGIETTTGIAKTGVVGILKGDNEGKTVALRADIDALPVTERNDLPFKSEVRTEFLGSETGVMHACGHDTHIAIMMGVAEILSKNKDKINGTVKFIFQPAEEGPPPGEEGGASLMIKEGVLKNPDVDAIFGLHINSETPVGTIRYKPEGTMAAVERFVINVTGKQTHGSAPWSGTDPILISAKIIDGLQTIISRESKLVDAAAVISVGKITSGVRFNIIPETAEMIGTIRTLDPDMKKLILKRMNEMVPAIAKAYGGEATVEIQNNTAITYNDPELTSKMLPTLQHVAGEENVVLAKATTGGEDFSFFQEEVPGFYYFLGGKPLDSNEPAPHHTPDFFIDESGMLLGVKTMSQLAIDYLNQ from the coding sequence ATGAAAAAAATTATATTCAGTCTGCTTGGGCTTTTTAGCTTTTCTTTGGCAGCCCAGGAAATTGATCCTAAAATCAACTCAGCTGCCGAAGAAATAGAAGAACAGGTGATTGAGTGGCGAAGGGATTTTCATCAGCACCCTGAACTTTCCAACCGGGAAACCGAAACCGCTAAGAAAATTGCAGCCCATTTACAAAGTTTGGGAATTGAAACTACTACCGGAATTGCAAAAACCGGCGTGGTAGGAATTCTAAAAGGCGATAATGAAGGCAAAACCGTAGCCTTAAGAGCAGATATTGATGCGCTCCCGGTAACCGAAAGAAATGATCTCCCCTTTAAATCTGAAGTAAGAACAGAATTTTTAGGTTCAGAAACCGGGGTTATGCACGCCTGCGGGCATGATACTCATATCGCAATTATGATGGGCGTCGCAGAAATTCTTTCAAAGAATAAAGATAAAATAAATGGTACAGTAAAGTTTATATTTCAACCCGCTGAGGAAGGTCCGCCGCCGGGCGAAGAAGGCGGTGCTTCGCTCATGATTAAGGAAGGTGTATTAAAAAATCCCGATGTAGATGCCATCTTCGGACTTCATATAAATTCGGAAACCCCAGTGGGTACAATTCGTTATAAACCAGAAGGCACTATGGCAGCGGTAGAACGTTTTGTAATAAATGTTACCGGAAAACAAACCCACGGATCTGCTCCCTGGAGTGGCACCGATCCTATTCTAATTTCAGCAAAAATTATCGATGGTTTGCAAACAATAATCAGTAGGGAATCTAAATTGGTAGATGCCGCCGCGGTAATTTCCGTAGGAAAAATCACCAGTGGCGTTCGCTTTAATATTATTCCGGAAACCGCCGAAATGATTGGAACAATAAGAACTCTGGATCCAGATATGAAAAAATTAATTCTGAAAAGGATGAACGAAATGGTCCCTGCAATTGCTAAAGCCTATGGTGGGGAAGCTACGGTTGAAATTCAAAATAATACTGCTATTACTTATAACGATCCTGAACTTACCAGCAAAATGTTACCTACACTACAGCATGTAGCTGGAGAAGAAAACGTGGTTTTAGCAAAAGCAACTACAGGTGGTGAAGATTTTTCATTTTTCCAGGAAGAGGTTCCGGGTTTCTATTATTTTCTTGGTGGAAAACCTTTAGATTCTAACGAACCCGCTCCACATCACACTCCTGACTTTTTTATTGATGAAAGCGGAATGTTATTGGGAGTGAAAACAATGTCTCAACTGGCAATAGATTACCTAAACCAATAA